One genomic region from Amblyraja radiata isolate CabotCenter1 chromosome 17, sAmbRad1.1.pri, whole genome shotgun sequence encodes:
- the spata2l gene encoding spermatogenesis-associated protein 2-like protein, which produces MTTQLQYAFEQYKKFYEDSVLVLNGICHDKQLKEEIKHWLITRGADLAKLSVDVHEIIGKSLRRSGNYPNILKKLIGAFELLELAAVNLILFPWRIEFKTIKTFSGAYLHHIKPAICHEDLGRIFKKMGYVQKDNLEFEMKDLPDCLQLISLAFNLFVARIECEILSEVVGKLDHFYEVSVGELFHQRMLMISVDACVDKLNLTYSAAATQRENQFKKTRISVSSGENIDVDLIPNLSANNLTRPPLGREYNRSAIHSSSTRMLRSSSRDQDKDDTCSRHMAGIPDTDCIYSANIKDGEFEKSQELPNDKPEHNSVSSRNIVGNSLDPKGYKMHNCLVEGESILLCETCCTAHTHSCDNLKNYAGHTIKYLDALNTVHPQQAEAACDAVPWSYADVVKKDPACMICRRPPKQTCPRCGMFLCKLCGFERMLKCNKCDIMLEKL; this is translated from the exons ATGACCACTCAACTACAATATGCGTTTGAACAATACAAGAAATTTTATGAAGATTCAGTTTTGGTGCTCAATGGAATTTGCCATGATAAACAGTTAAAAGAAGAAATCAAACATTGGTTAATAACAAGGGGTGCAGATTTGGCCAAACTATCGGTTGATGTGCATGAAATTATTGGCAAATCTCTGCGCAGGTCAGGGAATTACCCAAATATCTTGAAGAAGCTGATTGGGGCTTTTGAATTATTGGAATTGGCTGCTGTTAACCTGATTCTGTTCCCATGGCGAATAGAGTTCAAAACAATAAAA ACTTTTTCAGGAGCCTATCTGCACCACATAAAACCTGCAATCTGCCATGAAGACCTTGGAAGAATTTTTAAGAAAATGGGCTATGTGCAAAAGGATAACCTTGAATTTGAAATGAAGGACCTTCCAGATTGTTTGCAGTTGATTAGTCTGGCGTTTAACTTATTCGTTGCAAGAATTGAATGTGAAATCTTGTCGGAAGTAGTTGGAAAACTTGATCACTTTTACGAGGTTTCAGTCGGAGAATTGTTTCATCAAAGAATGTTAATGATCAGTGTTGACGCCTGTGTGGATAAACTAAACCTGACCTATTCTGCTGCTGCCACCCAGAGAgaaaatcaatttaaaaaaacacgCATATCCGTTTCCAGTGGAGAAAATATCGATGTTGATTTAATACCTAATTTGAGTGCAAATAATCTGACAAGACCTCCTCTCGGGAGGGAATACAATAGAAGTGCAATCCATTCATCGTCAACAAGAATGCTTAGGTCTTCTAGCCGTGACCAGGATAAGGATGATACTTGCAGCAGGCACATGGCCGGAATCCCTGATACTGATTGCATTTATTCTGCAAATATTAAGGACGGCGAATTTGAGAAATCTCAAGAACTACCGAATGACAAGCCTGAGCATAATTCTGTTAGTAGCCGCAATATAGTTGGAAATAGTTTAGACCCGAAAGGCTACAAAATGCACAACTGCCTTGTTGAAGGAGAATCCATTCTGCTGTGTGAAACATGTTGTACAGCCCATACTCATTCATGTGACAATTTAAAAAATTATGCAGGTCATACCATCAAATATCTTGACGCTCTAAACACTGTTCACCCCCAACAGGCTGAAGCTGCATGTGATGCTGTTCCATGGTCATATGCAGACGTAGTAAAAAAGGATCCTGCATGTATGATCTGTAGACGTCCACCAAAGCAGACGTGTCCTAGATGTGGCATGTTTCTGTGTAAACTCTGTGGTTTCGAACGGATGTTGAAATGTAATAAATGTGACATAATGCTTGAAAAATTGTAA
- the cdk10 gene encoding cyclin-dependent kinase 10 encodes MAAARPAPSRLSSTRRGRSRSETMGDAAEEPAPIRLKALKYEGCFTVPPEDKLGRSRSVKEFVKLNRIGEGTYGIVYRAHDTKTDEIVALKKVRMDKERDGIPISSLREINLLLKLRHPNIVELKEVVVGNHLDSIFLVMGYCEQDLASLLENMQSPFSEAQVKCIILQLLKGLQYLHENFIVHRDLKVSNLLMTDKGCVKIADFGLARAYGVPLKPMTPKVVTLWYRAPELLLGTKTQTTAIDMWAVGCIVAELLAHKPLLPGSSEIHQIDLIVQLLGTPNENIWPGFSKLPLVGQYTLRKQPYNNLKHKFPWLSEAGLRLLNFLFMYDPKKRATAEDSLESSYFKEKPLPCESELMPTFPHHRNKRAAASVENQPKHPKV; translated from the exons ATGGCCGCCGCTCGGCCCGCACCGTCCCGCCTCTCCTCTACCCGCCGCGGCCGGAGCCGCTCGGAGACCATGGGCGACGCGGCCGAAGAGCCGGCGCCGATCAGGCTGAAGGCCTTGAAGTACGAGGGCTGCTTCACCGTTCCGCCGGAGGACAAG CTGGGAAGAAGCAGAAGCGTGAAAGAATTTGTGAAGTTGAATCGTATTGGTGAAGGAACCTATGGCATTGTGT ACCGAGCACATGATACGAAAACTGATGAAATTGTTGCTCTTAAGAAGGTTCGGATGGATAAAGAGAGGGACG GAATCCCCATCAGTAGTTTGAGAGAGATTAACCTGCTACTTAAACTGAGGCACCCCAATATTGTAGAACTAAAGGAAGTAGTGGTGGGAAATCATCTGGACAG TATTTTTCTAGTAATGGGATACTGTGAACAGGACCTTGCCAGTCTTCTAGAAAACATGCAGTCACCATTCTCAGAAGCTCAG GTGAAATGTATCATCTTGCAGTTATTAAAGGGATTACAATATCTACACGAAAACTTCATTGTTCATAG AGACCTTAAGGTATCTAATTTGCTGATGACTGATAAAGGATGCGTGAAGATAG CGGACTTTGGGCTGGCACGTGCATATGGAGTGCCTCTCAAACCTATGACTCCGAAAGTAGTAACATTGTG GTACAGAGCACCTGAATTACTGCTGGGGACAAAAACTCAGACTACAGCTATTGATATGTG GGCGGTCGGGTGTATCGTTGCAGAACTGCTGGCACACAAACCGTTGCTTCCCGGAAGCTCGGAAATCCATCAGATTGACCTGATTGTTCAATTATTAGGGACCCCAAATGAGAATATATGGCCA GGCTTTTCCAAGCTACCATTAGTGGGGCAGTACACACTGAGGAAACAGCCTTACAATAATCTGAAGCACAAGTTTCCATGGCTGTCAGAAGCAGGGCTCCGACTACTCAACTTTCTCTTCATGTATGACCCAAAAAAAAG GGCGACAGCGGAAGACAGTCTGGAGAGTTCCTATTTTAAAGAAAAGCCATTGC CCTGTGAATCAGAACTGATGCCGACATTCCCCCATCATCGTAACAAACGAGCTGCGGCCAGTGTGGAAAACCAACCAAAACATCCAAAGGTGTGA